In a genomic window of Thunnus thynnus chromosome 16, fThuThy2.1, whole genome shotgun sequence:
- the rtn4ip1 gene encoding reticulon-4-interacting protein 1 homolog, mitochondrial isoform X2, with translation MKRDPLNIKQSGSEFPLILGRDVSGVIMECGLDVKYFRERDEVWAAIPPWKQGSLAEFVVLSANEVSHKPKSLSHTEAAAIPYVATTAWSALVNTGGLTKDNCTKKRILILGGSGGVGTFAIQMLKAWGAHVTVTCSQNAERFVKGLGADHVVDYTAGPVDEPLSALEKFDLILDNVGGDTERWALNLLKPWCGAKYVTLVTPFLQNTDTLGIADGMLQTAATMTTKALKHLVKGVHYRWGFFAPSGPALDDIREMVDAGQIRAVVEETFSFSQVPQAFEKMEKGHARGKTVVQISSGGEDL, from the exons ATGAAGAGAGACCCTCTGAATATCAAGCAGTCGGGCAGCGAGTTCCCTCTCATCCTGGGGAGGGACGTGTCCGGTGTCATCATGGAGTGTGGCCTAGATGTGAAGTACTTCAGAGAAAGAGATGAG GTGTGGGCAGCTATCCCACCATGGAAGCAGGGAAGCCTGGCTGAGTTTGTGGTGCTGAGTGCCAATGAG gTATCCCACAAACCAAAGTCACTGAGCCACACAGAGGCTGCGGCCATTCCTTACGTGGCAACCACTGCCTGGTCAGCACTCGTTAACACTGGTGGGCTCACTAAAGACAACTGTACCAAGAAGCG GATTTTGATCCTTGGAGGATCTGGGGGAGTGGGAACATTTGCTATACAG ATGTTGAAGGCGTGGGGAGCCCATGTGACTGTTACATGCTCCCAGAATGCTGAGCGGTTCGTAAAGGGACTGGGGGCGGACCATGTGGTGGACTACACCGCCGGACCTGTTGATGAGCCACTCAGTGCCCTGGAGAA ATTTGACCTGATCCTGGATAATGTAGGGGGGGATACGGAGCGCTGGGCGCTGAATCTGCTTAAGCCTTGGTGTGGTGCCAAGTATGTCACCCTTGTGACACCCTTCCTCCAGAACACTGACACGCTGGGTATTGCTGATGGCATGCTGCAGACTGCTGCCACCATGACCACCAAGGCCCTCAAG CACCTTGTTAAAGGAGTTCACTACCGCTGGGGATTCTTTGCACCTAGTGGGCCAGCATTGGATGACATAAGGGAAATGGTGGATGCAGGACAG ATCCGCGCAGTGGTGGAGGAGACCTTCAGCTTTTCACAGGTTCCCCAGGCCTTTGAGAAGATGGAGAAGGGTCATGCCAGAGGAAAGACTGTGGTCCAGATCAGCTCAGGGGGAGAAGACTTATAA
- the rtn4ip1 gene encoding reticulon-4-interacting protein 1 homolog, mitochondrial isoform X1 — MRTMRHLLYSRWLFGLSKSPNVNTSVSSQTRLFSTTNSCMTIMPAWVIDKYGSNDVLRFTKNASFPVINYPNEVIVRVFAAGLNPIDVSMRGGYGSATLSMKRDPLNIKQSGSEFPLILGRDVSGVIMECGLDVKYFRERDEVWAAIPPWKQGSLAEFVVLSANEVSHKPKSLSHTEAAAIPYVATTAWSALVNTGGLTKDNCTKKRILILGGSGGVGTFAIQMLKAWGAHVTVTCSQNAERFVKGLGADHVVDYTAGPVDEPLSALEKFDLILDNVGGDTERWALNLLKPWCGAKYVTLVTPFLQNTDTLGIADGMLQTAATMTTKALKHLVKGVHYRWGFFAPSGPALDDIREMVDAGQIRAVVEETFSFSQVPQAFEKMEKGHARGKTVVQISSGGEDL, encoded by the exons ATGAGAACTATGAGGCACTTATTATACAGTAGGTGGTTGTTTGGTCTTAGTAAATCACCAAATGTGAACACGTCAGTTTCCAGCCAGACTAGACTGTTCAGTACCACCAACAGCTGCATGACTATAATGCCTGCCTGGGTCATTGATAAATATGGAAGCAATGACGTTTTAAGGTTCACTAAAAATGCCAGTTTCCCCGTCATCAACTACCCCAATGAGGTCATTGTCAGAGTGTTTGCAGCGGGACTGAACCCAATTGATGTCAGCATGAGAG GTGGCTATGGTTCTGCAACATTGTCTATGAAGAGAGACCCTCTGAATATCAAGCAGTCGGGCAGCGAGTTCCCTCTCATCCTGGGGAGGGACGTGTCCGGTGTCATCATGGAGTGTGGCCTAGATGTGAAGTACTTCAGAGAAAGAGATGAG GTGTGGGCAGCTATCCCACCATGGAAGCAGGGAAGCCTGGCTGAGTTTGTGGTGCTGAGTGCCAATGAG gTATCCCACAAACCAAAGTCACTGAGCCACACAGAGGCTGCGGCCATTCCTTACGTGGCAACCACTGCCTGGTCAGCACTCGTTAACACTGGTGGGCTCACTAAAGACAACTGTACCAAGAAGCG GATTTTGATCCTTGGAGGATCTGGGGGAGTGGGAACATTTGCTATACAG ATGTTGAAGGCGTGGGGAGCCCATGTGACTGTTACATGCTCCCAGAATGCTGAGCGGTTCGTAAAGGGACTGGGGGCGGACCATGTGGTGGACTACACCGCCGGACCTGTTGATGAGCCACTCAGTGCCCTGGAGAA ATTTGACCTGATCCTGGATAATGTAGGGGGGGATACGGAGCGCTGGGCGCTGAATCTGCTTAAGCCTTGGTGTGGTGCCAAGTATGTCACCCTTGTGACACCCTTCCTCCAGAACACTGACACGCTGGGTATTGCTGATGGCATGCTGCAGACTGCTGCCACCATGACCACCAAGGCCCTCAAG CACCTTGTTAAAGGAGTTCACTACCGCTGGGGATTCTTTGCACCTAGTGGGCCAGCATTGGATGACATAAGGGAAATGGTGGATGCAGGACAG ATCCGCGCAGTGGTGGAGGAGACCTTCAGCTTTTCACAGGTTCCCCAGGCCTTTGAGAAGATGGAGAAGGGTCATGCCAGAGGAAAGACTGTGGTCCAGATCAGCTCAGGGGGAGAAGACTTATAA
- the qrsl1 gene encoding glutamyl-tRNA(Gln) amidotransferase subunit A, mitochondrial, which yields MLSLTLREVSLALREGRISPTELCRKCLNRIKKTQHLNAYLTVTEELALKQAQEAETRLLQGAPKGPLDGIPFAVKDNFCTENIKTTCASRMLKDYTPPYNATVVQKLLDQGAVLMGKTNMDEFAMGSGSTDGAFGPVRNPWSYAASYREQTGAVPDSDWVISGGSSGGSAAAVASLTSYLALGSDTGGSTRNPAALCGVVALKPTYGLLSRHGLIPLVNSMDVPGIMTRSASDAAIVLGILQGLDMRDSTTVPAPSSSTELPEDFDVKNICVGIPKEYHAPGLSEETLAQWSRVADMFERAGAHVKQVSLPHTQHSIVCYHVLCHAEVASNMARFDGLEYGHRSKVDSSTEAMYASTRHEGFNDVVRGRILSGNYFLLKQNYEHYFLKAQKVRRLIADDFKHVFSSGVDVLLTPSTLTDAARYSDFRQEDNRTRSAQEDVFTQPVNMAGLPAVSVPTALSRRGLPIGLQLIGPALQDKKLLSVAQWMEQRVGFPSISEFGDSSESRNETGVTKREQISAV from the exons ATGCTCAGCCTGACACTGAGGGAG GTGTCCTTGGCACTCCGGGAGGGAAGGATCTCCCCAACAGAGCTTTGTAGGAAATGTCTTAATCGCATCAAGAAAACACAGCATCTAAATGCTTACCTCACTGTGACAGAGGAGCTGGCACTGAAGCAGGCACAAGAAGCAGAAACCAGACTGCTGCAGG GTGCTCCCAAAGGTCCTCTGGATGGAATCCCCTTTGCGGTCAAGGACAACTTCTGTACAGAGAATATCAAGACCACATGTGCTTCCAGGATGCTTAAAG ACTACACTCCACCATACAACGCTACAGTGGTCCAGAAGCTCCTTGACCAAGGGGCTGTTCTCATGGGGAAGACTAACATGGATGAGTTTGCTATGGG GTCGGGCAGTACGGACGGGGCTTTCGGTCCAGTGAGGAACCCCTGGAGCTACGCTGCTTCCTACAGAGAGCAGACTGGGGCGGTGCCAGACTCTGACTGGGTCATCTCTGGAGGAAGTTCAGGAGGAAGTGCTGCAGCCGTGGCCTCACTCACCAGCTACCT GGCTTTAGGTTCGGACACAGGTGGTTCCACCCGTAACCCGGCAGCACTGTGTGGTGTTGTGGCCCTGAAGCCCACCTATGGCCTGCTATCCAGGCACGGCCTCATACCTCTGGTCAACTCCATGGACGTCCCTGGCATCATGACCCGCAGTGCTAGTGATGCAGCCATCGTCTTAG GTATTCTACAAGGCCTGGATATGAGAGACTCAACAACAGTCCCAGCCCCCTCATCATCAACAGAACTGCCTGAAGACTTTGACGTCAAAAATATCTGCGTAGGCATTCCGAAG GAGTACCACGCCCCGGGTCTGTCGGAGGAGACTCTAGCGCAGTGGAGTCGTGTCGCTGACATGTTCGAGAGGGCGGGGGCGCACGTGAAGCAAGTCTCCCTCCCCCACACCCAGCACTCGATTGTGTGTTACCACGTCCTGTGCCACGCCGAGGTTGCATCAAACATGGCCCGTTTTGACGGCCTAGAATACG GCCACCGTAGCAAGGTGGACAGCTCGACGGAGGCCATGTACGCCTCAACCCGACATGAGGGCTTCAATGACGTGGTGAGAGGGAGGATACTGTCTGGCAACTACTTCCTGCTCAAACA AAACTACGAGCACTACTTTTTGAAAGCCCAGAAGGTTCGCCGGCTGATCGCGGACGATTTCAAACATGTGTTCAGCTCAGGTGTTGACGTGCTGCTGACACCAAGCACTCTCACTGATGCCGCGCGGTACTCCGACTTCAGACAGGAAGACAACCGAACACGCAGCGCGCAGGAAGATGTCTTCACTCAGCCTGTCAACATggcag GTCTCCCGGCTGTTTCAGTGCCAACCGCTTTATCAAGACGAGGCCTTCCCATTGGCTTACAGCTCATAGGCCCAGCCCTCCAAGACAAGAAGCTGCTTAGTGTTGCCCAGTGGATGGAGCAGAGGGTTGGGTTTCCCTCCATCAGTGAGTTTGGAGACTCCAGTGAGAGCAGGAATGAGACGGGTGTGACCAAAAGGGAGCAGATTTCAGCTGTATGA